The following are encoded in a window of Syngnathoides biaculeatus isolate LvHL_M chromosome 3, ASM1980259v1, whole genome shotgun sequence genomic DNA:
- the irx6a gene encoding Iroquois homeobox protein 6a codes for MVTKDGAMSFSQFGYPYNATSQFFVSANPSTTCCDSISRSVPPDGSTGGAQTPAAVAAAAAAAASFCCPPPYENRLLAGSRTELNAAALGVYGSPYAAAAAASQNYANYFPYGTDPSAAIYSSLNPQYDMKESAGTLHSGISQTAAYYPYDPSLGQYQYDRYGTVDFNSTARRKNATRETTSTLKTWLYEHRKNPYPTKGEKIMLAIITKMTLTQVSTWFANARRRLKKENKMTWSPKNKATDDRKDNISKSDHDCLTKDSNESKEEKDLHLSDLDDMEEDGCDKLDGECEKLVSEEAAVLPASPHKRECTSELHLNVSNSFHHAFPCAIKPPLPPLPADFVDPIASKTPSTVGTLTLSHFEASDKPRIWSLARTAASGVILSSQHASELRTSNPSGECQLQRMAGAPVGQCGTMRGLQEVNSVSGVVNPFSEGPSLHSKVYSPGSYNHKGLQLHCPPYAALTDTCQYSTTEGFTGAKAAEVSSDLSQVCATLQDDKVTAFRPVMKR; via the exons atggtTACAAAAGACGGCGCGATGTCTTTCTCCCAGTTTGGATACCCTTACAATGCAACTTCACAG TTTTTCGTGTCGGCAAACCCCAGTACGACTTGCTGCGATTCGATTTCCAGGTCGGTGCCGCCGGACGGCTCCACCGGAGGAGCCCAGACCCCCGCAGCggtagccgccgccgccgccgcggccgcCTCCTTCTGCTGCCCGCCGCCCTACGAGAACCGGCTGCTGGCCGGGAGCCGCACCGAGCTCAACGCGGCCGCCCTGGGCGTGTACGGGTCCCCGTACGCAGCGGCGGCTGCAGCTAGCCAGAACTACGCCAACTACTTCCCCTACGGAACAGACCCCTCCGCTGCAATCTACTCGTCTCTG AATCCACAGTACGACATGAAGGAGAGTGCGGGCACGTTACATTCGGGTATCAGCCAGACGGCTGCGTACTATCCCTACGATCCATCGCTGGGCCAGTATCAATATGACAG ATACGGGACAGTGGACTTTAACAGCACGGCCAGGCGAAAAAATGCCACCCGAGAGACCACCAGCACCTTAAAAACGTGGCTATATGAGCACCGCAAGAACCCGTACCCCACCAAGGGCGAAAAAATCATGTTGGCCATCATCACTAAGATGACCCTCACCCAAGTCTCGACTTGGTTTGCCAATGCTCGCCGGAGGCTCAAGAAGGAAAACAAGATGACATGGTCGCCCAAGAACAAGGCCACCGACGACAGGAAGGACAACATCAGCAAGAGCGACCATGACTGTCTCACCAAAG ATTCCAATGAAAGTAAGGAAGAAAAAGATTTGCATCTGAGCGATTTGGACGACATGGAAGAGGACGGGTGTGACAAGCTGGATGGCGAATGTGAAAAGCTAGTCTCAGAGGAGGCAGCGGTGCTTCCCGCCTCGCCTCACAAGAGAGAATGCACCTCGGAGCTTCACTTGAATGTTTCCAACAGCTTCCACCACGCCTTCCCCTGCGCCATCAaacccccccttcctcctcttcccgcAGACTTCGTGGATCCCATTGCATCTAAGACCCCGTCCACCGTGGGAACCTTGACCCTCTCTCATTTTGAGGCGTCGGACAAGCCTCGGATTTGGTCCCTTGCGCGTACGGCGGCCTCAGGCGTCATTTTGAGCTCGCAGCACGCCTCCGAGCTCAGGACGAGCAACCCGAGCGGGGAATGCCAGCTCCAGCGCATGGCGGGTGCCCCTGTTGGACAATGCGGGACCATGAGAGGCCTCCAGGAAGTTAATAGTGTCTCTGGTGTTGTGAACCCTTTTTCCGAGGGCCCTTCTTTGCACTCCAAAGTCTACAGTCCAGGCAGCTACAATCACAAGGGCCTCCAGCTGCACTGTCCACCCTATGCAGCCCTTACAGACACATGCCAATACTCCACTACTGAAG GATTCACCGGCGCCAAAGCAGCAGAGGTGTCATCAGACCTCAGCCAAGTGTGTGCGACCTTGCAGGATGACAAAGTCACAGCGTTCAGGCCCGTGATGAAAAGGTGA